Genomic segment of Sinorhizobium meliloti:
GCAGAAATGGTGCACCGCAATACTCCCGATCGGGGAAAGTAGAAGGCCCCTTCATCTTCCTGCCGCAATCGATAGTATGAACCGATCCTGAGCACCAATGGGGACAATTGATTCGATGATCAAGAAATGCGCCATCCTGGCTGTCGTGGCCGTCTATCTTTCCGGATGCACCACCACCGATCCCTATACGGGAGAACAGAAGATGTCGAACACGGCCGGAGGCGCTTTGATCGGCGCGGGTCTCGGCGCTGCGACCGGTCTTCTGGTGGGCGGCAGTGCAGCGGGCCGGCGTGATGCCGCTCTTGTCGGCGCAGGCATCGGCGCTCTCGGCGGCGGCCTGGTCGGAAACTACATGGATCAGCAGGAATCGGAACTGCGGGCGCAGCTGCAGGGCACCGGCGTTTCGGTCACCCGCGCCGGCGATCGCATCATCCTGAACATGCCGTCGAACATCACCTTCGCGACCGACCGCGACCAGGTGATTCCGGCCTTCTACCCGACCCTCGACTCGGTTGCGATCGTGCTGCGCAAGTTCAACAAGACGCTGATCGACGTTGACGGTCACACCGACTCGACCGGCAGCGCCTCCTATAACCAGGGACTTTCGGAGCGGCGCGCGGCCTCGGTCGCCAACTATCTCGCCAGCCGTGGCGTCGACCAGCGGCGCATGTCGGCAGTGGGCTACGGCCTGGAGCGGCCGATTGCGTCGAACGCCACCGAGGTCGGCCGCGCCCAGAACCGCCGCGTCGAAATCTCGATCGCGCCGATCAAACAGGGCTGAACGGCTTCAACGTTATGGCGAAGGGCCGCGCGGATCGTCCGGGCGGCCCTTTCACGTTCCGATACGGCCTCACCCCTTCGGCGGATAGTCGTGCCTGTTCCCGCGGAAGTCGGTGACCGTGTAGCAGCCGCCGCCTTCCGCCTCGATCGCGCTGGCGCTGACGATGGCCTTGCCGTGGCCGCCCGGGATGTCGAGGATGTAGGCGGGTTGGCAAAGGCCCGAGACGCGTCCACGCAGCGAGGCGACGAGCGCCTGGCCCTCCTCGATGGACAGCCGGAAATGGCTGGTGCCGGGCGCAAGATCCGGATGGTGCAGGTAATAGGGCTTGATCCGCGTCTCGACGAAGGCGCGCATCAGCGCGGCGAGCACGTCCGGGTCGTCGTTGACGCCCTTCAGCAGCACCGACTGGCTCACCATGACGATGCCCGCATCGATCAGCCGCGCGGCGGCGGCGCGCGCCTCGGCGGTGAGTTCCCGCGGATGGTTGGCATGAAGCGCCACATAGGTCGCCTTGCCGCTGCTCCTCAAAGCGGCGATCAGCCCCGCATCCACCCGTTCGGGCTCGACCACCGGCACGCGCGTGTGGAAGCGCACGACCTTGACGTGCTCGATTTCTGCGAGCCGCACCATGATTTCGCCAAGCCGCCGGGGCGAGAGCACCAGCGGATCGCCGCCGGTCAGGATCACCTCCCAGATTTCCGGGCGCCCGGCGATATAGGCGAGCGCCGCATCGAGTTCCGCGGGCGTGAGCGTGCCGAGACCCTCGGGGCCGACCATTTCGCGGCGGAAGCAGAAGCGGCAGTAGACCGGGCAGACATGAACCGCCTTCAGGAGCACCCGGTCCGGATAACGGTGGACGATGCCGGCAACCGGGCTGTGCGTGCCGTCGCCGATCGGATCGGCACGCTCTTCCGGCATGAGCGTGAGTTCGGCCATGTCGGGCACGAACTGCCGCGCAATCGGGTCGTTCGGATCGTCCCGGTTCACAAGGCGCGCGATTGCCGGGCTGATGGCTACGGCGTAGCGGGACGCGACACGGGAAATCGCCTCTTCCTGCTCTGGCCCAACGAGACCGGCGTCGGCGAGCTCACGCGCTGTTCTGATGGCGCGTTCCGCGGTCATGGCCTGGCCTCCGCGACCGGGGCCCAAAGAACCTGGTCGATGCGGGATGCGCCCGTTGCCAGCATGACCAGACGGTCGAAGCCGAGCGCGATGCCGCTCGCCTCGGGCATGCCGCCGAGCGCCGCGAGGAAATCCTCGTCGATCGGGTAGGTTTCGCCGTAGACCCGCGCCTTTTCAGCCATTTCCAGCTCGAACCGGCGGCGCTGCTCGGCGGCATCGGTCAATTCGCCGAAGGCATTTGCGAGTTCGACGCCGCAGGCATA
This window contains:
- a CDS encoding OmpA family protein, yielding MIKKCAILAVVAVYLSGCTTTDPYTGEQKMSNTAGGALIGAGLGAATGLLVGGSAAGRRDAALVGAGIGALGGGLVGNYMDQQESELRAQLQGTGVSVTRAGDRIILNMPSNITFATDRDQVIPAFYPTLDSVAIVLRKFNKTLIDVDGHTDSTGSASYNQGLSERRAASVANYLASRGVDQRRMSAVGYGLERPIASNATEVGRAQNRRVEISIAPIKQG
- a CDS encoding lysine-2,3-aminomutase-like protein, coding for MTAERAIRTARELADAGLVGPEQEEAISRVASRYAVAISPAIARLVNRDDPNDPIARQFVPDMAELTLMPEERADPIGDGTHSPVAGIVHRYPDRVLLKAVHVCPVYCRFCFRREMVGPEGLGTLTPAELDAALAYIAGRPEIWEVILTGGDPLVLSPRRLGEIMVRLAEIEHVKVVRFHTRVPVVEPERVDAGLIAALRSSGKATYVALHANHPRELTAEARAAAARLIDAGIVMVSQSVLLKGVNDDPDVLAALMRAFVETRIKPYYLHHPDLAPGTSHFRLSIEEGQALVASLRGRVSGLCQPAYILDIPGGHGKAIVSASAIEAEGGGCYTVTDFRGNRHDYPPKG